Proteins encoded in a region of the Puniceibacterium sp. IMCC21224 genome:
- the greA gene encoding transcription elongation factor GreA: protein MDKIPMTRAGHTALETELKTLKSIERPAIIRAIAEAREHGDLSENAEYHSAREKQSFIEGRVKELEGIIGLAEVIDPQKLSGSIKFGATVSLVDEDTDEEKTWQIVGEQEASIEKGLLNIRSPIARALIGKEEGDSVEVKTPGGVKSYEVLKIAYI, encoded by the coding sequence ATGGACAAGATCCCGATGACCCGCGCCGGGCACACGGCGCTCGAAACCGAGCTGAAGACGCTCAAATCCATTGAACGCCCCGCGATCATTCGCGCGATCGCCGAAGCCCGCGAACATGGTGATCTGTCCGAAAATGCCGAATATCATTCTGCCCGCGAAAAGCAGTCCTTTATCGAAGGTCGTGTGAAAGAACTCGAAGGCATTATCGGTCTGGCCGAAGTGATTGACCCGCAAAAGCTGTCGGGGTCGATCAAATTCGGCGCCACCGTGAGCTTGGTGGACGAGGATACCGACGAGGAAAAAACCTGGCAGATCGTCGGCGAGCAGGAGGCAAGCATCGAAAAAGGCCTGTTGAATATACGCTCGCCCATCGCCCGCGCGCTGATCGGCAAGGAAGAAGGCGACAGCGTCGAGGTCAAGACTCCCGGCGGCGTCAAATCTTACGAAGTGCTCAAGATCGCGTATATCTGA
- a CDS encoding electron transfer flavoprotein-ubiquinone oxidoreductase produces the protein MGDVIREAMEYDVVIVGAGPAGLSAAIRLKQLDADLNVVVLEKGSEVGAHILSGAVLDPRGLDALIPEWKTKGAPVKIPVREDNFYLLGEAGKIRIPNFPMPPLMSNHGNYIVSMGNVCRWMAEQAEELGVEIFPGMACSEMVYGDNGEVRGVVAGEFGRNPDGTPGDGYEPGMELLGKYVFLSEGVRGSLAKEVINKYDLSAGKEPQKFGLGMKEIWEIDPAKHSEGTVTHTMGWPLGSNAGGGSFIYHLENNQVYVGFVVHLNYKNPHLYPYMEFQRFKHHPMVAELLKGGKRVAYGARAISEGGYQSMPKMVAPGVALLGCSVGMVNVPRIKGNHNAMLSGKAAAEAAHAAIQVGRGSDELIAYEKEVRNGDIGADLKKVRNVKPLWSKFGLVASLTLGGFDMWTNTLGFSLLGTVGHGKTDAAATGRASLFEPIDYPKPDGKLSFDRLTNVSFSFTNHEENQPAHLKLRDPWVPIGTNLPAYAEPAQRYCPAGVYEVVREEGKDPRFVINFQNCVHCKTCDIKDPSQNIVWTVPQGGDGPNYPNM, from the coding sequence ATGGGTGATGTGATACGCGAAGCGATGGAGTATGACGTGGTGATCGTGGGAGCGGGGCCTGCGGGCCTGTCTGCCGCCATCCGTCTTAAACAGCTCGACGCGGATCTGAACGTCGTGGTGCTGGAAAAAGGCTCTGAGGTTGGCGCGCATATCCTGTCGGGCGCGGTGCTGGATCCCCGCGGGCTAGACGCGTTGATTCCGGAGTGGAAAACCAAAGGCGCGCCGGTCAAGATCCCTGTGCGTGAGGACAATTTTTATCTGCTGGGCGAGGCGGGCAAGATTCGTATCCCCAACTTTCCGATGCCCCCGCTGATGTCGAACCACGGCAATTATATTGTCAGCATGGGCAATGTCTGCCGCTGGATGGCTGAACAGGCCGAAGAGTTGGGGGTCGAGATTTTCCCCGGAATGGCCTGTTCCGAGATGGTCTATGGCGACAATGGCGAAGTGCGCGGTGTGGTCGCGGGTGAATTTGGCCGAAACCCCGACGGCACCCCCGGCGATGGCTATGAACCGGGGATGGAGTTGCTGGGCAAATATGTGTTCCTGAGCGAGGGGGTGCGTGGATCTCTGGCCAAGGAAGTCATCAATAAATACGACCTGAGCGCAGGCAAGGAACCGCAGAAATTCGGCCTTGGCATGAAAGAAATCTGGGAGATTGACCCGGCCAAGCATAGCGAAGGCACCGTGACCCATACCATGGGCTGGCCGCTGGGCAGCAACGCCGGCGGCGGGTCGTTCATCTATCATCTTGAGAATAATCAGGTCTATGTCGGCTTTGTGGTGCATCTGAACTACAAGAACCCGCATCTGTATCCCTACATGGAATTTCAGCGGTTCAAGCATCACCCGATGGTCGCAGAATTGCTGAAGGGTGGCAAACGTGTGGCCTATGGCGCGCGGGCGATTTCAGAAGGTGGCTATCAGTCGATGCCCAAGATGGTGGCGCCGGGCGTGGCGTTGCTGGGCTGTTCTGTCGGCATGGTCAACGTGCCGCGGATCAAGGGCAACCACAACGCGATGCTGTCAGGCAAGGCAGCGGCCGAGGCGGCCCATGCCGCCATTCAGGTGGGTCGTGGGTCCGACGAATTGATCGCATATGAGAAAGAGGTACGCAATGGTGACATCGGAGCGGACCTGAAAAAGGTGCGCAATGTCAAACCTTTGTGGTCCAAGTTCGGTCTTGTGGCGTCGCTGACGCTGGGTGGGTTCGACATGTGGACCAACACCTTGGGGTTTTCGCTGCTAGGCACTGTCGGGCATGGCAAAACCGACGCCGCTGCGACCGGTAGGGCAAGCCTGTTCGAGCCGATTGATTACCCCAAACCCGATGGAAAACTGTCGTTTGACCGGCTGACCAACGTGTCCTTCAGTTTTACCAATCACGAAGAAAACCAGCCCGCGCATCTTAAGCTCAGGGATCCCTGGGTGCCGATCGGCACCAACCTTCCAGCCTATGCCGAACCGGCGCAACGCTATTGCCCGGCTGGCGTCTATGAGGTGGTGCGCGAAGAGGGCAAGGATCCCCGTTTCGTGATCAATTTTCAGAACTGCGTCCATTGCAAGACGTGCGATATCAAGGACCCTAGCCAGAACATCGTCTGGACCGTGCCGCAGGGTGGCGACGGGCCGAACTATCCCAATATGTAA
- a CDS encoding tetratricopeptide repeat protein produces MTNWANQLLRGVVLAAALGAPAAGTAAGISGDYLAARQANYSGDYKAAAKYYGQAILLDPGNGDLMERGVLANLSLGDFDRAIALADQLSDGGFSSQIGYMAQMAGLAASENYSAILKQVDANKGVGVLIDGLVQAWSELGQGDLSAALVKFDEVATIDGMGPFAAYHKALALASVGDFEGAETIFAAGTAGGMQMTRRGTVARAEILSQLDRNADAVAMIDESFGPDPDPGLSTLRADLAAGTRLPFSHISGARDGLAEVFYTLAGALSNEMNDDFTLLYTRVAVYLRPDHVDALLLGAELLEKLEQNDLAVAAYKQVPRDNPAYYAAELGRANALRASGKVDAAVEVLEQLAETHGDLPLVQSTLGDLLRQQEHFEDAITAYTRALDTFDEPNVTQWFLYYARAISHERLDHWDESEADFRAALELNPEQPQVLNYLGYSLVEKQQKLDEALNMIERAVAARPDAGYIVDSLGWVLYRLGRYQEAVGHMEHAAELMAVDPVVNDHLGDVYWAVGRKLEAQFQWKRALSFADWEDASEEADTDRIRQKIAVGLDQVLREEGSPPLEVAQDSAVPSD; encoded by the coding sequence ATGACCAATTGGGCAAACCAGCTGCTGCGTGGCGTCGTTCTGGCCGCAGCTCTGGGCGCTCCGGCAGCAGGCACTGCCGCGGGCATTTCGGGCGACTATCTGGCAGCACGTCAGGCGAACTACTCCGGCGATTACAAGGCTGCAGCCAAATATTACGGTCAGGCGATCCTGCTGGACCCCGGCAATGGCGATCTGATGGAGCGCGGGGTTCTTGCCAATCTGTCGCTGGGCGATTTTGACCGCGCGATTGCGCTGGCGGATCAATTGTCCGACGGCGGCTTTAGCAGTCAGATCGGGTATATGGCACAGATGGCGGGCCTTGCCGCATCCGAGAATTACAGTGCGATCCTCAAACAGGTCGATGCAAACAAGGGCGTCGGCGTGCTGATTGACGGGCTCGTGCAGGCCTGGTCAGAACTGGGGCAGGGCGACCTGAGCGCCGCCCTCGTCAAATTCGACGAGGTGGCGACCATTGATGGCATGGGGCCGTTTGCCGCCTATCACAAGGCGCTGGCGCTGGCGTCAGTCGGTGATTTTGAGGGGGCCGAGACGATCTTTGCCGCAGGCACTGCCGGGGGCATGCAGATGACGCGCCGGGGCACCGTGGCGCGGGCCGAGATCCTCAGCCAGTTGGATCGCAACGCTGATGCGGTCGCGATGATTGACGAAAGTTTTGGTCCCGATCCCGATCCGGGACTCAGCACGTTGCGGGCAGATCTAGCGGCTGGCACCCGACTGCCGTTTTCCCACATCAGCGGCGCACGCGATGGGTTGGCCGAGGTGTTCTATACCCTCGCCGGGGCGCTGTCGAACGAGATGAACGACGATTTTACCCTGCTTTACACCCGTGTTGCAGTCTACCTGCGCCCCGATCACGTCGATGCGTTACTTCTGGGCGCCGAGCTGTTGGAAAAGCTGGAACAGAATGATCTTGCGGTGGCGGCCTACAAACAGGTTCCGCGCGACAATCCGGCATATTACGCTGCTGAACTGGGTCGCGCCAATGCGTTGCGTGCCTCGGGCAAGGTGGATGCAGCTGTCGAAGTGCTGGAACAACTGGCTGAAACGCATGGCGACCTGCCGCTGGTGCAATCGACGCTGGGCGACCTGTTGCGCCAGCAGGAACATTTCGAAGACGCGATTACCGCCTATACCCGCGCGCTGGATACCTTTGACGAACCCAATGTCACGCAGTGGTTTCTGTATTACGCTCGTGCGATCAGTCATGAACGTCTCGACCACTGGGACGAATCCGAGGCCGATTTCCGCGCCGCGCTAGAGCTGAACCCCGAACAGCCCCAGGTGTTGAACTATCTTGGCTATTCGCTGGTCGAGAAGCAGCAAAAGCTGGATGAGGCGCTGAACATGATCGAACGGGCCGTCGCTGCGCGACCCGACGCTGGGTATATCGTCGATTCGCTGGGCTGGGTGCTGTACCGACTGGGTCGCTATCAAGAGGCGGTCGGACATATGGAACACGCAGCCGAGTTGATGGCGGTCGATCCGGTGGTGAACGATCATCTTGGCGATGTCTATTGGGCGGTGGGACGCAAGCTCGAAGCGCAGTTCCAATGGAAACGCGCGCTGTCCTTTGCCGATTGGGAGGATGCGTCAGAAGAGGCCGACACGGACCGTATCCGGCAAAAGATCGCCGTTGGGCTGGATCAGGTCCTGCGCGAAGAGGGGTCGCCGCCGCTTGAGGTTGCTCAGGACAGTGCTGTCCCGAGTGACTAA
- a CDS encoding 4-(cytidine 5'-diphospho)-2-C-methyl-D-erythritol kinase: MTKAFAPAKINLTLHVTGQRPDGYHLLDSLVVFADVGDQLVLTPGSALTIEVSGAFAAGVPLDARNLVWRAAVAAGWTGRIVLEKNLPHGAGLGGGSADAAAVLRSLFGDDVRSGIGLDAALALGADVPVCLSSAPQRMSGIGERLERVWPVPQLDLVLVNPGIHVATPEVFRALAWRDNPGMERCDGWSDRQNFVNWLAIQSNDLEPAACTAAPTITRALDALAGAQVARMSGSGATCFGLYRSAAAAQDAARQIGAQHPDWWVVATRTVGVGCASA; the protein is encoded by the coding sequence GTGACTAAGGCGTTTGCGCCCGCCAAGATCAACCTGACCCTGCACGTCACTGGCCAGAGACCGGATGGGTATCACCTGCTGGATTCGCTGGTGGTGTTTGCCGATGTCGGCGACCAACTGGTCCTGACGCCTGGATCTGCACTGACGATTGAGGTTTCGGGGGCGTTTGCCGCCGGTGTGCCACTGGATGCACGCAATCTGGTCTGGCGTGCGGCAGTGGCTGCGGGCTGGACGGGTCGGATCGTTCTGGAAAAGAACTTACCTCACGGCGCCGGGCTTGGCGGTGGATCGGCGGATGCGGCGGCGGTGCTGCGGTCGTTGTTCGGTGATGATGTGCGGTCAGGAATCGGGTTGGACGCCGCACTTGCCCTTGGGGCTGATGTGCCGGTCTGTCTGAGCAGCGCACCGCAGCGGATGTCAGGAATAGGCGAACGACTTGAGCGCGTCTGGCCGGTTCCGCAGCTTGACCTCGTGCTGGTCAACCCCGGCATTCACGTGGCAACCCCAGAGGTGTTCCGCGCGCTTGCGTGGCGCGATAATCCGGGGATGGAGCGGTGTGACGGCTGGTCCGACAGGCAGAATTTTGTCAATTGGCTGGCCATTCAGAGCAATGACCTCGAACCAGCAGCGTGCACGGCGGCACCGACCATCACGCGTGCCCTTGATGCACTAGCCGGTGCGCAGGTGGCGCGTATGTCCGGATCGGGCGCGACCTGTTTCGGGCTGTACCGATCCGCCGCCGCAGCGCAGGACGCCGCCCGTCAGATCGGCGCGCAACACCCGGACTGGTGGGTGGTGGCGACGCGCACTGTTGGGGTTGGCTGCGCCTCAGCTTAG
- a CDS encoding polyprenyl synthetase family protein, producing the protein MSLDHVAAKPHERLATALSAELAEVNTLIRVRMASKHAPRIPEVTAHLVEAGGKRLRPMLTLAAARMCGYDGPFHVHLAATVEFIHTATLLHDDVVDESGQRRGRPTANLLWDNKSSVLVGDYLFARSFQLMVETGSLRVLDILANASATIAEGEVLQLSAARDLRTDEAIYLQIVRGKTAALFSAATEVGGVIANAEESVIRSLFDYGDALGIAFQIVDDLLDYQGDSKATGKNVGDDFRERKLTLPVIKAVAKAEATERAFWSRVIERGKQEDGDLEHAISLLNHHGALEETRQDALTWSANAKAALQALPASDLRDMLTDLADYVVARLS; encoded by the coding sequence ATGAGCTTGGACCACGTCGCAGCGAAACCGCATGAACGTCTGGCCACGGCTCTGTCGGCAGAGCTGGCCGAAGTCAACACGCTGATTCGGGTTCGAATGGCATCGAAACACGCCCCCCGCATCCCCGAGGTGACAGCCCATCTGGTCGAGGCTGGCGGCAAACGTCTGCGTCCGATGCTGACCCTCGCTGCGGCCCGGATGTGCGGCTATGACGGGCCGTTCCATGTGCATCTGGCTGCGACGGTTGAATTCATCCACACTGCGACCCTGCTGCATGACGACGTAGTGGACGAAAGCGGCCAGCGGCGCGGACGACCCACGGCGAACCTGCTGTGGGACAACAAGTCGAGTGTTCTGGTCGGGGACTATTTGTTTGCCCGGTCGTTCCAGTTGATGGTTGAAACCGGATCGCTGCGGGTTCTGGACATCCTAGCCAACGCATCGGCCACCATTGCCGAGGGCGAAGTGCTGCAACTCTCAGCCGCGCGGGATCTGCGCACAGACGAAGCGATCTACCTGCAAATCGTACGCGGCAAAACGGCGGCACTGTTTTCCGCTGCAACCGAAGTGGGCGGCGTCATCGCCAATGCCGAGGAATCCGTGATCCGGTCGCTGTTTGACTACGGCGACGCGCTGGGGATCGCCTTTCAGATTGTCGATGACCTGCTGGATTATCAGGGCGACAGCAAGGCCACAGGCAAGAATGTCGGCGACGATTTCCGCGAACGCAAACTGACGCTGCCGGTGATCAAGGCAGTGGCCAAAGCCGAAGCCACCGAGCGCGCCTTTTGGTCCCGCGTGATCGAGCGCGGCAAGCAGGAAGACGGCGATCTTGAGCACGCAATTTCCCTCCTCAACCATCATGGCGCGCTTGAGGAAACGCGTCAGGATGCGTTGACATGGTCGGCCAATGCCAAAGCAGCGTTACAGGCCCTGCCCGCGTCAGACCTGCGGGACATGCTGACAGATCTGGCCGATTACGTTGTTGCGCGGCTAAGCTGA
- a CDS encoding DUF2007 domain-containing protein: MEELLRTNDITLIPRAQGLLEDEGIASFELDVNMSILEGSIGILPRRLMVRSADLNDARRILRLNGVRFEAR, from the coding sequence ATGGAAGAACTCTTGCGCACCAATGACATCACGCTGATCCCGCGGGCTCAAGGTCTTCTTGAGGACGAGGGTATAGCCAGCTTTGAATTGGACGTAAATATGAGCATCCTCGAAGGGTCCATTGGCATTTTGCCGCGCCGTCTGATGGTGCGCAGCGCCGATCTGAACGATGCCCGCCGCATTCTGCGCCTCAACGGGGTCCGGTTCGAGGCGCGCTAG
- a CDS encoding tRNA1(Val) (adenine(37)-N6)-methyltransferase, translating to MEAGDFPEDALVCNDFLGGRVRLWQPRRGYRAGIDPVLLAASVPARRGETVLELGCGAGPAMCCLAARVPELDLVGVERQAAYATLARRNAMQNTVNATIVTADLTLLPVPVSQRQFHHVMANPPYFDATARTAAIDPGREAGLAEDTPLSFWVATAARRTRPGGSVTMIHRASRLPDLLAAFCASLGAVEVLPLSPRADRDPKLVLVRGRQGGRAAFRLHKSLILHEGHAHPGDREHYRPEIRAVLRDAAALGFAS from the coding sequence GTGGAGGCCGGGGATTTCCCTGAGGATGCGCTGGTCTGCAACGACTTTTTGGGCGGACGGGTGCGGTTGTGGCAGCCGCGCAGGGGGTATCGCGCGGGCATCGATCCGGTGCTGCTGGCCGCTTCTGTGCCTGCGCGGCGCGGCGAAACTGTGCTGGAACTTGGGTGCGGCGCGGGTCCGGCGATGTGCTGTCTGGCCGCACGTGTGCCAGAATTGGATCTGGTCGGGGTCGAAAGGCAGGCGGCCTATGCCACGCTGGCGCGGCGCAACGCGATGCAGAATACCGTCAATGCCACGATTGTAACCGCTGATCTGACGTTGCTTCCTGTGCCGGTTTCGCAGCGACAATTCCACCACGTGATGGCCAATCCACCTTATTTTGACGCCACCGCCCGAACGGCCGCCATAGATCCTGGGCGCGAGGCCGGGCTGGCTGAGGACACGCCGTTGTCGTTCTGGGTCGCCACTGCTGCGCGCCGCACCCGGCCCGGCGGTTCGGTCACGATGATCCATCGCGCCAGTCGTCTGCCAGACCTGTTGGCGGCTTTTTGCGCATCTCTGGGGGCTGTTGAGGTGCTGCCGCTGTCCCCACGTGCTGACCGCGACCCCAAGTTGGTTCTGGTGCGTGGCAGGCAGGGCGGACGGGCGGCATTCCGCTTGCACAAGTCATTGATATTGCACGAAGGTCATGCTCATCCGGGCGATAGGGAGCATTACCGGCCTGAAATCCGCGCGGTGCTGCGCGATGCTGCAGCCCTCGGGTTTGCGTCTTGA
- a CDS encoding YdcH family protein — protein sequence MSLSSHLQELKKKHQSLSDAVEQAQRAPGIDDMHISELKKQKLRLKEEIARLSPQTMH from the coding sequence ATGAGCTTGAGTTCGCACCTGCAGGAACTGAAGAAAAAGCACCAATCCCTCTCGGACGCCGTAGAACAGGCGCAACGCGCCCCTGGTATTGACGACATGCATATTTCTGAGCTGAAAAAGCAGAAGTTGCGACTCAAGGAAGAGATTGCACGACTGTCGCCACAGACGATGCACTGA
- the phbB gene encoding acetoacetyl-CoA reductase, with amino-acid sequence MARVALVTGGSRGIGESISKALQAAGYSVAATYAGNDEKAAAFTAETGIKTYKWNVADYDASKAGLAQVEADLGPIDVVVANAGITRDAPFHKMTPEMWNDVIDTNLTGVFNTVHPIWPGMRERKFGRVIVISSINGQKGQFAQVNYAATKAGDLGIVKSLAQEGARAGITANAVCPGYIATEMVMAVPEKVRDSIIAQIPTGRLGEPEEIARCVVFLASDDAGFINGSTISANGAQFFA; translated from the coding sequence ATGGCAAGAGTTGCACTCGTCACCGGAGGAAGCCGTGGCATCGGCGAATCGATTTCCAAAGCACTGCAAGCGGCCGGTTACAGCGTCGCCGCAACCTATGCCGGCAACGATGAAAAAGCCGCAGCCTTCACCGCAGAGACGGGGATCAAGACCTACAAATGGAACGTCGCCGACTATGACGCGTCAAAGGCCGGTTTGGCCCAGGTCGAAGCCGATCTTGGCCCGATCGACGTGGTTGTTGCCAATGCCGGCATCACTCGCGACGCGCCATTTCACAAGATGACACCCGAGATGTGGAACGACGTTATCGACACCAATTTGACCGGTGTTTTCAACACCGTTCACCCCATTTGGCCAGGAATGCGGGAACGCAAGTTCGGCCGTGTCATCGTGATCAGTTCGATCAACGGCCAAAAGGGTCAGTTCGCACAGGTCAACTATGCCGCGACCAAAGCGGGTGATCTTGGCATCGTCAAGAGTTTGGCCCAAGAAGGTGCTCGCGCCGGCATCACTGCCAACGCCGTCTGCCCCGGCTATATTGCCACCGAGATGGTCATGGCCGTGCCAGAAAAAGTCCGAGATTCGATCATCGCGCAGATCCCAACCGGGCGTCTTGGCGAACCCGAAGAAATTGCCCGCTGCGTGGTATTTCTTGCCTCGGACGACGCTGGCTTTATCAACGGCTCGACCATCTCGGCCAACGGTGCCCAGTTCTTTGCCTGA
- a CDS encoding acetyl-CoA C-acetyltransferase, with translation MTNVVIASAARTAVGSFGGSFANTPAHDLGAAMLEALVARAGIEKDAVSETILGQVLTAAQGQNPARQAHINAGLPKEAAAWSINQVCGSGLRAVALGAQHILLGDADVICAGGQENMSMSPHAANLRQGHKMGDMTYIDTMIRDGLWDAFNGYHMGQTAENVADQWQITREMQDAFAVASQNKAEAAQKAGKFDDEVIAFTIKTRKGETVVDKDEYIRHGATMEAMQKLRPAFTKDGSVTAANASGLNDGAAGVLLMTADNAEKRGIEPLARIVSYATAGLDPSIMGVGPIYASRKALAKAGWKAEDLDLVEANEAFAAQACAVNKDMGWDPAIVNVNGGAIAIGHPIGASGARVLNTLLFEMKRRGAKKGLATLCIGGGMGVALCVERP, from the coding sequence ATGACCAATGTCGTAATCGCATCTGCCGCCCGGACGGCTGTCGGTAGCTTTGGCGGATCTTTCGCCAATACGCCCGCGCATGATCTGGGGGCAGCCATGCTCGAAGCGCTGGTCGCGCGCGCCGGAATCGAAAAGGACGCAGTGTCAGAGACCATTCTTGGCCAAGTCCTGACAGCCGCACAGGGCCAGAACCCCGCCCGTCAGGCCCATATTAACGCCGGATTGCCCAAAGAAGCCGCCGCCTGGAGCATCAATCAGGTCTGTGGCTCGGGCCTGCGCGCGGTTGCCCTTGGGGCCCAGCACATTCTGCTTGGCGATGCCGACGTCATCTGCGCCGGCGGTCAGGAAAACATGTCAATGTCGCCCCATGCCGCCAACCTGCGTCAGGGTCACAAGATGGGTGACATGACCTATATCGACACGATGATCCGTGACGGCCTTTGGGATGCGTTTAACGGCTACCACATGGGGCAGACCGCCGAAAACGTTGCGGATCAGTGGCAGATCACGCGCGAGATGCAGGATGCATTTGCCGTCGCCAGCCAGAACAAGGCCGAGGCCGCGCAAAAGGCCGGCAAATTCGATGACGAGGTGATCGCCTTTACCATCAAGACCCGCAAGGGCGAAACCGTGGTCGACAAAGACGAATACATCCGTCACGGCGCTACCATGGAAGCGATGCAAAAACTGCGCCCCGCGTTTACCAAGGACGGTTCGGTTACAGCGGCCAATGCTTCGGGCCTGAATGACGGCGCGGCTGGCGTGTTGCTGATGACGGCGGACAATGCCGAAAAGCGCGGGATCGAACCGCTGGCACGGATCGTGTCCTATGCCACTGCCGGGCTTGATCCTTCGATCATGGGCGTCGGCCCGATCTATGCGTCGCGCAAGGCGCTGGCCAAGGCCGGCTGGAAGGCCGAAGATCTTGATCTGGTCGAGGCGAATGAGGCGTTTGCCGCTCAGGCCTGCGCCGTGAACAAAGACATGGGCTGGGATCCGGCGATTGTAAACGTCAATGGCGGCGCCATCGCCATTGGCCATCCGATCGGGGCCTCTGGCGCCCGCGTTCTCAACACTCTGCTGTTCGAGATGAAGCGGCGCGGTGCCAAGAAAGGCCTTGCTACCCTGTGCATCGGCGGCGGCATGGGTGTCGCGCTCTGCGTCGAGCGTCCGTAA
- a CDS encoding EAL domain-containing protein: MVRDAVRHGHVLLAFQPVVQASRPDHIAYHEALIRVLDETGRIIPAREFIAAVEETETGRIIDCIALEKGLAELENEPSLRLAINMSARSIGYKKWMHILTCGLNRNPLIAERLILEITENSAMLVPELVVTFMQDLQRHGISFALDDFGAGYTAFRYFKDFSFDILKIDGQFIRGIASDCDNQVITRAMLLVAQQFDMFTVAEFVETAADAAFLEQMGVDCLQGYHYGAPTVAPPWQQRLPKRAKA, from the coding sequence ATGGTAAGGGACGCAGTTCGCCACGGCCATGTGCTGTTGGCGTTCCAGCCGGTGGTACAGGCCAGCCGCCCAGATCACATCGCCTATCACGAGGCGTTGATTCGAGTCCTGGACGAAACCGGGCGCATCATTCCGGCGCGGGAGTTCATTGCCGCGGTGGAAGAAACCGAAACCGGGCGGATCATAGACTGCATCGCGCTGGAAAAGGGACTTGCCGAGCTGGAGAATGAGCCATCGCTGCGGCTTGCCATCAATATGTCGGCGCGTTCAATCGGTTACAAGAAATGGATGCATATCCTCACATGCGGTTTGAACCGCAACCCTCTGATCGCGGAACGGCTGATTCTGGAAATCACCGAAAATTCTGCCATGCTGGTGCCGGAATTGGTGGTCACATTCATGCAGGACCTCCAGCGGCATGGCATTTCCTTTGCCCTGGATGATTTCGGCGCGGGCTACACTGCGTTCCGCTATTTCAAGGACTTCAGCTTTGATATTCTCAAGATCGACGGCCAGTTTATTCGCGGAATCGCGAGTGATTGCGACAATCAGGTAATCACCCGGGCCATGCTGCTGGTGGCACAACAGTTTGACATGTTCACGGTGGCGGAATTTGTCGAAACGGCTGCGGACGCGGCGTTTCTTGAACAGATGGGCGTCGATTGCCTGCAGGGGTATCACTACGGGGCGCCAACCGTCGCACCGCCATGGCAACAGCGCCTTCCAAAGCGCGCCAAGGCCTGA
- the rpsD gene encoding 30S ribosomal protein S4 has translation MTKRTSAKYKIDRRMGENIWGRPKSPVNRREYGPGQHGQRRKGKVSDFGLQLRAKQKLKGYYGDLTEKQFRRIFRDAERQRGDTGELLVGLLERRLDAVVYRAKFVATVFAARQFVNHGHVTVNGQRVNIPSYRVKEGDVIAVREKSKQMAAILEAVSLSERDVPDYMEVDHNKLSCTFVRAPGLSDVPYAVVMEPNLVIEYYAQN, from the coding sequence GTGACCAAACGCACCTCTGCCAAGTATAAAATTGACCGCCGCATGGGCGAAAATATCTGGGGCCGCCCCAAGTCCCCGGTGAACCGTCGTGAATACGGCCCAGGCCAGCACGGTCAGCGCCGCAAAGGCAAGGTTTCGGACTTTGGCTTGCAGCTGCGCGCCAAGCAGAAACTGAAGGGGTATTATGGCGACCTGACCGAAAAGCAGTTCCGCCGCATTTTCCGCGATGCAGAGCGTCAGCGCGGTGACACCGGTGAGTTGCTGGTTGGTCTGCTCGAGCGTCGTCTCGACGCTGTGGTCTATCGCGCCAAGTTTGTGGCAACCGTGTTTGCCGCACGCCAGTTCGTGAACCACGGCCATGTGACCGTGAACGGCCAGCGTGTGAACATCCCGTCGTACCGCGTGAAAGAGGGTGATGTGATCGCCGTTCGCGAGAAATCCAAGCAGATGGCAGCGATCCTTGAGGCCGTCAGCCTGAGCGAGCGCGATGTTCCTGACTACATGGAAGTAGACCACAACAAACTCAGCTGCACCTTTGTGCGTGCGCCGGGTCTGTCGGATGTGCCCTATGCGGTTGTGATGGAACCTAATCTGGTCATCGAATATTACGCACAGAACTGA